The Thermincola ferriacetica region ATAGGTATACTGGTGGGTGTAGTTTTAGGCAAACGTATTCCTGAAAAAGCGGTCAAGGCTTTTTCGGCAGGAGTTTTTGTCCTGTTTGGGTATGTCGGCATTTACCGGTATATTATCCAACCGGGTTTGAGAATAGGCCTGCTGGCAGCGGTATCAATAATTGTAATAGTTTATCTGGCGTATATAAACAAAAGGCCGGAGACAGGGGAAAATTAGCAAGAAAATTTTACATAAAAACTTTGTAAAAAAAAGTCTAAACTTTTTGGGTAAAAATGTTTCTTTGTAGTATAATGGAATTGCAAGCCAATACCTTAATTACCTTGAAAAGGGGGTGGGGTTATGAAAGGTTTGGCTCTGCGTTGGTTCTTTAATGCGCTGGCTTTGTTTATTACTGCATACCTGCTTGACGGCGTTATGATCTCCGGTTTTGGGTCTGCGCTGGTGGCGGCGCTGGTTTTGGGTATCGTAAACGCCGTCATCAGACCGGTAATTTTGTTCTTTACACTGCCTTTGAATTTCCTTACCTTAGGTCTGTTTACCTTTGTAGTGAACGCTCTTATGTTCAAGCTGGTTTCCGTCGTGGTAGACGGTTTCGTGGTAGAAGGGTTTTTCGCCGCTTTGGTCGGCTCTCTGTTGTTAACCATTATCAGCGGATTTCTCTCAGCCCTGGTCCGTGACCATTAACCGTAAACGGAGGTAATTACATTGGGTTATCAATTAATTGCAATAGACTTGGATGATACGTTGCTAAGGGACGACCTGACCATATCCCGGGCCAATAAAAGGGCAATTACTGAGGCGGTAAAAAGAAACAAGCTGGTGATTATTTCTACGGGGCGGATGTTTAAATCCGCTTTACCTTTTGCCCAGGAATTAGATCTTCATCATCCGATTATATCTTACCAGGGGGCCCTGGTGAAAACTGCCGATACGGGGCAGGTGCTGGTGGAAAGACCTGTTCCGTTGGAACTGGCCCAGGAAGTTTTGCATATCGGTTATGCCCGCGGAATACATATAAATGTCTACCTGAACGATACCCTTTTTGTCGATGGCATAACTGAAGAAGGTATCGGGTATGCTAATCTGGCACGGGTAGAGCTGAATCCTGTCGGTGACTTGCGTAGATTTTTAACCGCTGATCCGACCAAACTGTTATTTATCGGAGAGCCGGCTCATCTGGATAAACTTCTTACAGAATGTCGGGAGAAGTTTGCCGGTAGGCTATATGTTACCAAATCGAAACCCCATTTCCTCGAGTTCATGCATCCGCAAGCCAATAAAGGCGGCGCCCTGGAAGAACTGGGGCGGATTTTCGGCATTGCCAGGGAAGAAATGATTGCTGTGGGCGACAGTTACAATGACCTGGACATGATCGAATATGCCGGTCTGGGTGTCGTGATGGGTAATGCCAGGGATGAAGTCAAGAAGGTAGCTGACTATGTTACCCTGGATAACGAAGCCGATGGCGTTGCCCATGTTATCGAAAAGTTTTTACTGCAGGATAATTAAAAGGGAAATATTTTTTGGGGGAGAACAACTGACTGACATAATTTAGGGAGCGGGACTTAAGGAGCGGAGGGCTGTCATGGATAAAAAATCTAAAGTTATTTTTACGGCGTCTCTTTTTCTTGTTATTGCCGGCATATTAACGGGAGCCGGGTACATACTGCACGGCCTCACCGCAAAAAGGTATCATGCCCAGCGCGTGATTTTCGAAATGGCGGATCCGGCGCGTGATGATTATGGTCCAGGTTCTTATAAATACCCTACAGATTCTATCTTTGACCCTAAATCAGGGCACTTTGACCTGTTAAAATTTACCGTGTCTGCCAAAGAAGATAAATATTTTTTCGATATAAAATTAGGCAGGATAACAAATCCCTGGGGAGCTGCCGAAGGGTTCAGCCACCAGATAATCCAGATATACATTGCCGACGGGTCAGAAAACGGTAGGATTGAAACTTTTAAACAGGGCGCAAATGTACAGTTCAGCCCTCAATATCCCTGGACTTCGCTGATTAAGGTCGTCAGCTTTGGCAAGACAGCAGTATATTCTTCAACGGATTACGAAACGTCAGATGGGAAATCAGTAGGGGTTACGGCTAAATTGCAGCCCGATAAGCAGACCATCCGGGTTACGGTGCCCAAAAAATACATTGCCGGCCAACCGGAAAAATGGGCCTATTATGTTCTGGTAGGTTCTCAGGATGGTTCCGGACCTGATAATTACAGACAGGTGATGGCGCAGGTAACCCAGTGGAATTTCGGAGGAGGCCAAAACAGTCCCTTGAATCCGAATGTAATCGATATCCTGGCGCCGAAAAAAGGGCTCCATACACAGGAGAAAATGCTCAAAAGCTTTGATCCCGGCAGGGGCAGGCTGGCTATGCTTTACCCGGTAGGGCCTCCGCAGGTCCGGCCCTCCTGGTGGGAAAATTTCCTCGAATACATGGAAGGCCTTTTTGTTAAATATGACGTCAGTTTATGATCTCAAGCGAACAAATGCTTAAACGCGTTGCTGGTAGGTGGTAACCTTTGATGGAAAAACCGTATCTGATCAGTTCGGTCATCGGCAATGGCAGGATGCTGGCCACCCTGGGCAGAAATACGGAACTTTACCGGATTTTCTGGCCCCATATTGATAATTTCCAACATCTGCAGAACAGTTTTGCGGGTATTTTCATGCACGGTGCAATGCGGTGGTTGACTGACCCCGGATTGTGGCGGCATGAACAATCATATTGTGAAGATACCAATGTTGTGGAAACTTTATTGCAAAGCCATGACGGGCTGGTTCAGGTCAGGGTAGTAGATTTTGTGGAGCCTGAACGCGATGTGCTGGTACGGCATTTTGAGATAGGCAACCTTTCTGATGGGGCGCTACCTGCCAGGTTTGTCTGTTTTGCCGCCTTCAATTTTCAAAACAACCCTTACGGAAACGGGGTCCTGTACGCAGCCGAGTATGATGCCCTGCTTTATTACGGGCGCGGTTACTATTTCCTAGTCGGCGGAGATAGGGCCAATAACGGATTTCAGGCCGGCGCCGGCGCGCTGGACGATGCCCATGACGGATATTTGCACGGGGCTGTGCTGAATATGAGCCCAGAAGGGTGCCAGGTATGGGATTTGGGCAGTCTGGAAAAAGGCCAGAAAACCGAATTGACCCTGTTTTTCTGCCCGGGAAAAACATGGGCGGAGACGGGGCATAAATTGCAGTGGGCACGGCAGCAGGGTTACCGTCAATTGTTTGCGGCTACCAAGCACTATTGGACCGCTTTTTTGGCCAGGGGCAGGCAGGTTCATACTGATGATGCCGATTTGAATGCTTTATATAAAAGGTCTTTGTTGGTCGGTGGGCTCCTGTGTGACAGGGAGAACGGCGGTATAATCGCAGCCCCTGAAATGGATGAAAAGTACATAAAATCGGGCGGGTACGGGTACTGCTGGCCGCGGGATTGTGTCTTTGTGGCTGATGCGATGGCCAGGGCCGGTTACGGGGACATTGCCGCCAGGTTTTACCGTTGGGCGGCCCGGACCCAACTGCCCGAGGGAGACTGGTACCAGCGCTATGACACAGAGGGGAATCTGGCTCCTGGCTGGGGAAAACAGGTTGACCAGACGGGCGCCGTGCTGTGGGGTATATGGCAGTATGTTCTGGTTTATGAAGACATGGATTTTCTCAGGGAGTTGTGGCCAACGGTTTTTAAGGGCGCGGTCTTTTTATCTTCGTTCGTTGACCGGGAAACGGCCCTGCCGTTGCCCAGTTTTGATTTATGGGAAGAACGGCTCGGTGAACATGCCTACTCCGCTGCCGCTGTTTACGGGGGGCTTATGGGAGCGGCTGATATGGCCAGAAAGTTGGGCTATGACCAGGAAGCTGATAATTGGCACAAAACCGCTCTCAATATAGCCCATGGAATAGTAAAGTATTTATGGGACCAGGAAAAAAAATCCTTTATACGTACCGTCAAAAAAACTGTTGACCGTGGAGAATACGAGTACCACCGGCAGCAGGGTAACTGGGTTGCCACTTTCAAAAGGGAGAAAGGTTACGAAGTTTTCCAGATCTGGAAAGATGATTTGACAGATGCCAGCCTGTTAGGTCTGGTTTACCCCTTTGAGGTTTTCTCCCCTGTCGACGAAAAAATAAAACATACGGTGGACTGGATTGAACGGGTACTGACCTGTCCGCGGACCGGCGGCATCAAAAGGTACGAAAACGATCATTACATTGGCGGCAACCCGTGGGTAAACACTACGCTGTGGCTGGCTATTTATATGATCCGCGCGCAGCGCCGGGAACAGGCCAAACTGTTCTTGCGCTGGGCAATTAACCACCGGACGGAAACAGGGTTACTGCCTGAACAGGTAGACCGCAATTCCGGCCGGCCGGCCTGGATAATTCCTTTAAGCTGGTCCCATGCCATGTTTATATTGGCGGTTTTAGAATTTCTGGATAGCGGGAACAGGGAGGAAAAGCCATGATTTTTGGCAGGATTGAAGCGGGAAATGTAGAAAGAGGTATTTACAAGAACTGGATTGTAACCAATGGCCTTGGCGGGTTTGCTGCCGGCACAATTATCGGAGCCAATAACAGTAAATACCATGGCCTGCTTTTTGCGGCCTTACGCCCGCCAGGGGAAAGAACGCTGCTCCTGGCCAAACTGGAAGAAGAAGTGTTGCTGCGCGGGAAATCCTATCAGTTGGGGGCCAATGAGACGGCAACGGGGGTTTACCCTACGGGGTTCAAATACATCCAAACCTTTGAACTGAACCCGTTTCCACACTTTACTTATGTGGTAGAGGATGTAATGCTGGAAAAGTATATTTTTATGGTTTATGGGTCCAATACAACGGTGGTAAGGTACTCTGTTTTCTGCCCTGACGATACAGACTTTACCCTGAAAATTACCCCCTTTGTGAATTGCCGGCATTATCACCATACGGTGCGCAAAAATGATTGGCCCTTTCATCAGGTCACCAGGCAAAACGGCACATTCATCGAGGCTTATCCGGGGGCACCCCGGCTGCACCTGTATTCGGACCGCGCTTTTTATGCAAAAGGCCCGGGTTACTGGTTTGAGAATATTTTTTACCGTACTGAAAGCCGGCGGGGATTGGATCCCT contains the following coding sequences:
- a CDS encoding phage holin family protein codes for the protein MKGLALRWFFNALALFITAYLLDGVMISGFGSALVAALVLGIVNAVIRPVILFFTLPLNFLTLGLFTFVVNALMFKLVSVVVDGFVVEGFFAALVGSLLLTIISGFLSALVRDH
- a CDS encoding Cof-type HAD-IIB family hydrolase, which produces MGYQLIAIDLDDTLLRDDLTISRANKRAITEAVKRNKLVIISTGRMFKSALPFAQELDLHHPIISYQGALVKTADTGQVLVERPVPLELAQEVLHIGYARGIHINVYLNDTLFVDGITEEGIGYANLARVELNPVGDLRRFLTADPTKLLFIGEPAHLDKLLTECREKFAGRLYVTKSKPHFLEFMHPQANKGGALEELGRIFGIAREEMIAVGDSYNDLDMIEYAGLGVVMGNARDEVKKVADYVTLDNEADGVAHVIEKFLLQDN
- a CDS encoding glycoside hydrolase family 15 protein; this translates as MEKPYLISSVIGNGRMLATLGRNTELYRIFWPHIDNFQHLQNSFAGIFMHGAMRWLTDPGLWRHEQSYCEDTNVVETLLQSHDGLVQVRVVDFVEPERDVLVRHFEIGNLSDGALPARFVCFAAFNFQNNPYGNGVLYAAEYDALLYYGRGYYFLVGGDRANNGFQAGAGALDDAHDGYLHGAVLNMSPEGCQVWDLGSLEKGQKTELTLFFCPGKTWAETGHKLQWARQQGYRQLFAATKHYWTAFLARGRQVHTDDADLNALYKRSLLVGGLLCDRENGGIIAAPEMDEKYIKSGGYGYCWPRDCVFVADAMARAGYGDIAARFYRWAARTQLPEGDWYQRYDTEGNLAPGWGKQVDQTGAVLWGIWQYVLVYEDMDFLRELWPTVFKGAVFLSSFVDRETALPLPSFDLWEERLGEHAYSAAAVYGGLMGAADMARKLGYDQEADNWHKTALNIAHGIVKYLWDQEKKSFIRTVKKTVDRGEYEYHRQQGNWVATFKREKGYEVFQIWKDDLTDASLLGLVYPFEVFSPVDEKIKHTVDWIERVLTCPRTGGIKRYENDHYIGGNPWVNTTLWLAIYMIRAQRREQAKLFLRWAINHRTETGLLPEQVDRNSGRPAWIIPLSWSHAMFILAVLEFLDSGNREEKP
- a CDS encoding glucodextranase DOMON-like domain-containing protein produces the protein MDKKSKVIFTASLFLVIAGILTGAGYILHGLTAKRYHAQRVIFEMADPARDDYGPGSYKYPTDSIFDPKSGHFDLLKFTVSAKEDKYFFDIKLGRITNPWGAAEGFSHQIIQIYIADGSENGRIETFKQGANVQFSPQYPWTSLIKVVSFGKTAVYSSTDYETSDGKSVGVTAKLQPDKQTIRVTVPKKYIAGQPEKWAYYVLVGSQDGSGPDNYRQVMAQVTQWNFGGGQNSPLNPNVIDILAPKKGLHTQEKMLKSFDPGRGRLAMLYPVGPPQVRPSWWENFLEYMEGLFVKYDVSL